CCCTCGTCGGCGCCGCCGAAGAGGCCGAGGACGGGCATCTGCGTGTGGACGGCCTCCTCCGCGGGCGACGGGATCCCGAGGCGCGAGCCGTCGCCGAGCTTGCCGTAGAAGCCGACCGCGCGGCTGAGGCCGATGTCCGGGTTGGTCGCGGCCAGGAACGCGTGGGCGCCGCCGAAGCAGAAACCGACGACGGCGAACGTCGGGGCCGCGCCGCGCTCTCGGAGCACGTGGGTGGCGGCGTGGATGTCCTGCTGGAGCTGCGCGGGCGTCGTCTGCCTGACGTGGGGCCAGAAGTCCCAGTCGGCGTCGCGCTCGCCGGGCGCGCCGGCGGTCCGGCCGAAGGGGTCGATCGCGATCGCGTGGTGGCCGGCGGCGGCGAAGCGCTCGGCCAGCTCGGCGTAGAAGCGGTAGAGGCCGCGGACGTCGGGGACGATCACGACGGCGGGCTCGCGGGGTTGCGAGCTGAGCGCGAGGGCGACGGAGAACGGCGTGCCGTCGGCGCTGGTGGCGGTCGTGATCTCCGCGGCGGCGCCGCCCGCGAGCGGCGGGAGGGCGAGGACGAGGTCGTCCGGAAGCGGCGGTGGGTTCGAGTCGTCGGCGTGGCACATGTCGCTGCGCGTGGCTGCCCGTGGGAGCATCTGCGTATGCATGTCGTCGCCTTGGGCTTCGGGCTTGGGTTCGTGGTCGCCGCGGCGATCGGGCCGATCTCGCTGCTGTGCATCCGGACGGTCCTGCGCGGCGCGCTGCCCGCGGGGATCGCGATCGGCGCGGGCGCGGCGGTCATCGACGCGACCTACGCGCTGCTCGGCGCGCTCGGCGCGGGGCGGCTGCTGACGATCGGGCCGCTGCAGATCGTGCTCGGGATCGGCGGCGCGGCGATGATCGCGTGGCTCGGGATCCGGACGCTGTGGTCGGCGTTCCGGGTCCGGCTGGGCGGCGAGGCGGCCGAGGAGGTCGGCTCGCCGGGGCGCGCGTTCCTGACGTCGCTGGCGGCGACCGCGTCGAACCCGTCGACGATCCTGTCGTGGGCGGCGGTGTTCGCGGCGGCCTCGACGGCCAGCGCGGTCGACGGCACGGGGTCGACGCTGCTGCTGTGCGCGGGTGTCGGCAGCGGGACGCTGACGTGGTTCACGACGCTCTCGCTGACGATGGCCGCCTTGCGCACGCGCGCGGGGGACCGCCTGCTGGCGCTCGTGGACGTCGGGTCGGGCCTGGGGCTGCTGGTCTTCTCCGGGATCCTCGGCGTCCGCGCGGCCCGCGAAGCGTCGTAGGCGGGCGAGAATCGCCCCCTGGGCGATTGCTCGCGACGGGATCGCCTTCTAGGCGATGCCGCCTTCTCCGACCTACGCGGTAGGATTAGGACCGATGATCTTCACGACCAAGGCGGAGTACGGCGTGCGGCTCCTCGTCGAGCTGGGTCGCCAGCACGACGGCGCCGGCTCTCCGACCCCGGTGTCGCTGAAAGCGATCGCCGAGGCGGAGGCCCTGCCCCTCGCCTACCTCGAGCGGATCGTCGCCCTGCTGAAGAAGGCCGGCCTCGTCGAGGCCACGCGCGGGGCACACGGCGGGTACCGTCTGACCCGTCAGCCGACCGAGATCCACATGGACGAGGTCGTGCTGGCGCTCGAAGGCGGGGTCGCGCCGATGACGTGCTTCATGTCGGAGGACGGGCAGTCGCCGATCAGCAGCGGGCGCGTCGTCTGCAACCACGAGGCCGACAGCGGCCACGGGTGCGCGACGAAGCTGCTCTGGACGCGGGTCCAGGGCGGGGTCGTCAAGGCGCTGGCCCAGACCACGCTGGCCGAGCTCGTCACCTTCTCCAACCGCACCGTCCCGACTCCGACCTCCACCTCCGTGGTGACCGTTGATCCGGTCGCCGCGGCCTGAACTCTCTTCTAGAAGGACACCAACATGGCCGCCGAACTCGAGATCCGCAACCTGCACGTGCAGGCCGGCGACAAGCAGATCCTCAAGGGGGTCGACCTCACCGTCAACAAGGGTGAGATCCACGCGCTGATGGGGCCCAACGGCTCCGGCAAGTCCACCCTCGCGAACGCGATCATGGGCCATCCGGGCCTGGAGGTCACCGAGGGTCAGATCATCTTCCGCGGCGAGGACATCACCGAGGCCGACCCGGACGTCCGGGCGCGGGCCGGGTTGTTCATGGCCTTCCAGTACCCGGTCGCGATCCCGGGCGTGACGATCACGAAGTACCTGCGCATGGTGATGAACGCTCATCGCGAGGCGCGGGGCGAGGACGAGATCTCGCTCAAGGACTTCCGCAAGACCGTCGAGGCGGCGATGGAGCTGACGAACGTCCCGAAGGAGTTCGTCGCCCGCTACCTGAACGACGGGTTCTCCGGTGGCGAGAAGAAGCGCCTGGAGATCCTGCAGCTCGCGCTCCAGCAGCCGCATCTGGCGGTGCTCGACGAGACCGACTCCGGTCTGGACATCGACGCGCTCAACGTTGTCGCGCATGGCGTCAACACGGTGGCCAAGGAGAGCGACATGGGGGTGTTGATCATCACCCACTACCAGCGCATCCTGCATCTGGTCCAGCCGACGCGCGTGTCGATCCTGTTCGAGGGCCGGATCGTCAAGGAGGGCGGGCCGGAGCTGGTCGACGTCCTCGAGGCCGAGGGCTACGCCAACATCATCAAGGAGGCGGCGGGCGCCGCCGCCTAGGTCGTCATGGCTGCCACCACCGGTCTGGACGTCCGCTCGCAGTTCCCCACGCTCGCCGGGCGTGACGGCGTCGCGTACCTGGACAGCGCCGCGACGTCGCAGACGCCGGACGCGGTGCTGGCCGCGATGGACTCGTACTACCGGGAGCACCGGGCGTCCGTGCACCGCGGGGTCTACCCGCTGGCGGCCGAGGCGACCGACCTGTTCGAGGGCGCGCGTGCGCGGATCGCGGCGTTCGTGGGGTGGGAGACGCGGGACACCGTGTTCACCCGCAACGCGTCCGAGGCGCTGAACGTCGTCGCGCACGGGTGGGGCAGGCGGCACGTGGGGCCGGGCGACCGGATCCTCGTGACGCGGATGGAGCACCACTCGAACTTCGTGCCGTGGTGGATGCTGGCCAAGGAGACCGGCGCCGAGCTGGTCGAGGTGCCGCTGGATGCCTCCGGTCAGCTCGATCTCGACGCGCTGGACGCGCTGCTCCCGGGCGCGCGGGTGCTGGCGTTCACGCACGTGTCGAACGTCGTCGGGACGATCACGCCGGCGGCGGAGATCGTGCGGCGCGCGCGCGAGCACGGTGTCGTCACGGTGATCGACGGCTCGC
The sequence above is a segment of the Conexibacter woesei Iso977N genome. Coding sequences within it:
- a CDS encoding LysE family transporter, whose amino-acid sequence is MHVVALGFGLGFVVAAAIGPISLLCIRTVLRGALPAGIAIGAGAAVIDATYALLGALGAGRLLTIGPLQIVLGIGGAAMIAWLGIRTLWSAFRVRLGGEAAEEVGSPGRAFLTSLAATASNPSTILSWAAVFAAASTASAVDGTGSTLLLCAGVGSGTLTWFTTLSLTMAALRTRAGDRLLALVDVGSGLGLLVFSGILGVRAAREAS
- a CDS encoding RrF2 family transcriptional regulator produces the protein MIFTTKAEYGVRLLVELGRQHDGAGSPTPVSLKAIAEAEALPLAYLERIVALLKKAGLVEATRGAHGGYRLTRQPTEIHMDEVVLALEGGVAPMTCFMSEDGQSPISSGRVVCNHEADSGHGCATKLLWTRVQGGVVKALAQTTLAELVTFSNRTVPTPTSTSVVTVDPVAAA
- a CDS encoding dienelactone hydrolase family protein; translation: MLPRAATRSDMCHADDSNPPPLPDDLVLALPPLAGGAAAEITTATSADGTPFSVALALSSQPREPAVVIVPDVRGLYRFYAELAERFAAAGHHAIAIDPFGRTAGAPGERDADWDFWPHVRQTTPAQLQQDIHAATHVLRERGAAPTFAVVGFCFGGAHAFLAATNPDIGLSRAVGFYGKLGDGSRLGIPSPAEEAVHTQMPVLGLFGGADEGIPEADRAKFAESLRTAGVDHEIHVYPDAPHSFFDRKQDQFADASADAWRRTLAFLAD
- the sufC gene encoding Fe-S cluster assembly ATPase SufC; protein product: MAAELEIRNLHVQAGDKQILKGVDLTVNKGEIHALMGPNGSGKSTLANAIMGHPGLEVTEGQIIFRGEDITEADPDVRARAGLFMAFQYPVAIPGVTITKYLRMVMNAHREARGEDEISLKDFRKTVEAAMELTNVPKEFVARYLNDGFSGGEKKRLEILQLALQQPHLAVLDETDSGLDIDALNVVAHGVNTVAKESDMGVLIITHYQRILHLVQPTRVSILFEGRIVKEGGPELVDVLEAEGYANIIKEAAGAAA